A window of the Schlesneria paludicola DSM 18645 genome harbors these coding sequences:
- a CDS encoding leucine-rich repeat domain-containing protein, translating into MRLSLSLMAAIVSVTTALFASDTLDESKAIEKIEMLGGKVKRDDTLPGRPVVRVTFLRQNKYFSGKYLHLLKSFNALGTLNLNGTDITDADFSELRDLRHLSLLDLGGTRISDASIEGLSQLKNLKELWIDGTEITDAGVQSLKEALPNAIVGKDAPDESQAIETIRSLGGGVTRDEAVAGRPVIEVGFGGFLDVGPKTTIEEVLSAVKQFRSLRTLQLGSSGDASHGLLATADGWKEISELNNLTRLTIIGIEITDAGLKEISRLSQLESLRLINLKITNQGMKEIGKLKNLTNLGLFDVQLTDAGLNQLRGLQRLDTLSLNNNPISDEGLRQVGALTSLTFLSVPSTEITDNGLKGLRGLSSLKNLCLASTRISDDGLKGLIGLNNLEQLDLAGTRVTGTGVGPLRELESLHSLGLSNTQISDEGLLELTTLTNLKQIGLQQTTLDDVRLQILREVLPTVRIMQ; encoded by the coding sequence ATGCGATTGTCCTTGTCGTTGATGGCCGCCATTGTCAGTGTCACGACCGCGTTGTTCGCAAGCGACACGCTCGATGAGTCCAAGGCCATTGAAAAGATTGAGATGTTGGGTGGCAAGGTCAAACGAGACGACACATTGCCAGGGCGTCCCGTCGTACGTGTCACGTTTCTTCGGCAGAATAAGTATTTCAGTGGGAAATATCTGCATCTGCTGAAGTCGTTTAACGCACTGGGGACGCTCAATCTGAATGGCACCGACATCACGGACGCCGATTTCAGCGAACTCAGAGATCTGAGACACTTGAGTCTGCTGGACCTTGGTGGAACCCGGATCTCCGATGCGAGCATCGAAGGACTCAGCCAACTCAAGAATCTTAAAGAACTCTGGATTGACGGCACCGAGATCACAGATGCGGGCGTTCAGAGCCTGAAAGAGGCTCTGCCGAATGCCATTGTGGGCAAAGACGCTCCTGACGAGTCTCAAGCGATTGAAACGATTCGGTCCTTGGGTGGTGGCGTAACGAGAGATGAAGCGGTGGCAGGACGTCCGGTCATTGAAGTCGGGTTCGGAGGTTTTCTCGACGTTGGGCCGAAAACGACCATCGAAGAGGTTTTATCCGCCGTAAAGCAGTTTCGAAGTTTAAGGACTCTTCAACTCGGTTCTTCCGGCGATGCAAGTCACGGTTTGTTGGCAACTGCAGACGGATGGAAGGAAATCAGTGAGCTCAATAATTTGACCCGTCTGACGATCATCGGGATCGAAATCACGGATGCGGGATTGAAAGAAATCTCTCGTTTGTCGCAACTGGAGTCACTTCGACTGATCAATCTCAAGATAACCAATCAAGGTATGAAGGAGATTGGCAAGTTGAAAAACTTGACAAACCTTGGACTGTTTGATGTTCAGCTGACCGATGCAGGGTTGAATCAGCTTCGCGGGCTCCAGCGCCTGGACACTCTGAGTCTGAACAACAATCCAATTTCGGATGAAGGATTGAGGCAAGTCGGTGCACTCACAAGCCTGACGTTTCTCAGTGTCCCTTCGACGGAAATTACGGACAACGGTCTAAAGGGACTTCGCGGCCTCAGCAGTCTCAAGAACCTCTGTCTTGCAAGCACGCGAATTTCAGACGATGGTCTGAAAGGGCTTATCGGCCTCAACAATCTGGAGCAACTCGATCTTGCTGGCACGCGAGTGACCGGTACAGGCGTTGGGCCGCTTCGCGAACTCGAAAGCTTGCATTCGCTCGGTCTGTCGAACACTCAGATCTCGGATGAGGGGCTATTAGAATTGACCACACTGACTAATCTCAAACAGATTGGCCTCCAGCAGACAACGCTCGATGACGTGAGGCTGCAGATCCTTCGCGAGGTGCTGCCGACTGTGCGAATCATGCAGTAA
- a CDS encoding ATP-binding protein: QRYLKPDLLIVDDMGMKQLPKRSGEYLFEIIMRRHELRSTMMTSNRPLDDWGQLIGDVPSATAILDRFLHRAEVVQITGKSYRLEKSKKSSNDTKAPTGSKAEE, from the coding sequence CAGCGATACCTCAAGCCGGATCTGCTGATCGTCGACGACATGGGGATGAAGCAGTTACCCAAGCGATCAGGTGAGTACCTGTTCGAGATCATCATGCGGCGACACGAGCTTCGCTCCACGATGATGACCAGCAACAGACCCTTGGACGATTGGGGCCAATTGATCGGCGACGTTCCCAGCGCAACTGCCATCTTGGATCGCTTCCTGCATCGAGCGGAAGTCGTGCAAATCACCGGCAAGAGTTATCGTTTAGAGAAATCGAAAAAAAGTTCAAACGATACCAAAGCGCCCACCGGGTCCAAAGCCGAAGAATAG
- a CDS encoding IS3 family transposase, protein CDITFVPMRRGYLYLTAVMDWYSRYVLAWVWACDITFVPMRRGYLYLTAVMDWYSRYVLAWQLSNSMDVEFCVETLEEALKQGRPEIFNTDQGSQFTSHIFTKRLEQESIAISMDGKGRAIDNVMIERLWRTVKYENIYLKEYTTGADCHEGLKAYFQYYRHERPHQGLANRTPWQAYQIPRP, encoded by the coding sequence CGTGCGACATCACGTTCGTTCCGATGCGTCGGGGATATCTGTATCTGACGGCGGTCATGGACTGGTACAGCCGTTACGTTCTGGCCTGGGTGTGGGCGTGCGACATCACGTTCGTTCCGATGCGTCGGGGATATCTGTATCTGACGGCGGTCATGGACTGGTACAGCCGTTACGTTCTGGCCTGGCAACTCTCCAACAGTATGGATGTCGAGTTCTGTGTCGAGACTCTGGAGGAAGCTCTGAAACAGGGCAGACCGGAGATCTTCAATACGGATCAGGGATCCCAGTTCACCAGCCACATCTTCACGAAGCGACTGGAGCAGGAATCGATCGCCATCAGCATGGATGGCAAAGGTCGGGCCATTGACAACGTGATGATCGAACGACTTTGGCGAACGGTGAAATACGAGAACATCTACCTCAAGGAATACACGACAGGAGCCGATTGTCATGAAGGATTGAAGGCGTACTTCCAGTACTATCGCCACGAGCGACCTCACCAGGGACTGGCCAATCGCACTCCCTGGCAAGCCTACCAAATTCCTCGCCCCTGA
- a CDS encoding leucine-rich repeat domain-containing protein, producing MMRFHFAFIAVTVLMTSLLVADDTLDESKAIEKIELLGGKVMRDESLPGRPVIYVNLQQSERFGDGYVHALKPFTKMTSLNLNSTKITDSGLKGIRNFTSLTMLTLAFTKITDVGLVELKDLKNLTRLDLGGCTAITDVGLNEIKELTSLASLHLSYTQFTDVGLKELADLKCLSNLELRGTQITDDGLKELGTLTSLTRLTLMQTKISDLGLRELKGLRNLQILDLGLTEITDEGLKEIIDLKQIHSLYLFGDEITDEGMQSIGELNNLTELDLIQTEITNEGLKEISGLKNLKKLHLLNDGKITDVGLKEIGTMTQLTNINLGRTGITNAGLKELRNLKNLQSLDVSETEVTSEGVVALQKELPKLDIKLKR from the coding sequence ATGATGCGTTTTCATTTTGCGTTCATTGCTGTCACCGTTTTGATGACTTCGCTGCTCGTTGCTGACGACACTCTCGACGAGTCAAAAGCAATTGAGAAGATCGAACTGCTGGGCGGCAAGGTCATGAGAGATGAATCGTTGCCGGGTCGTCCCGTGATTTACGTTAACCTTCAACAGAGCGAGCGATTTGGTGACGGCTACGTTCACGCTCTGAAGCCATTCACGAAAATGACAAGTCTGAATTTGAACAGTACGAAGATCACGGATTCTGGTCTGAAAGGGATTCGCAACTTCACTTCTCTGACGATGCTTACACTCGCTTTCACGAAAATCACAGATGTCGGCTTGGTCGAGTTGAAGGATCTCAAAAACCTAACCCGCCTTGATTTAGGCGGCTGCACCGCAATTACGGATGTTGGTTTGAATGAAATCAAAGAACTCACTTCTCTGGCCTCGCTCCATCTTTCGTACACCCAATTCACCGATGTTGGGCTGAAGGAACTTGCTGACCTGAAATGCCTGTCCAACCTCGAACTGCGGGGAACTCAGATCACAGATGATGGATTGAAGGAACTTGGAACGCTCACAAGCCTGACTCGACTCACTCTCATGCAAACAAAGATTTCGGACCTCGGTTTGCGTGAACTCAAAGGGCTTAGGAACTTGCAGATACTCGATTTAGGCTTGACTGAGATTACCGACGAAGGGTTGAAGGAAATCATTGATCTGAAACAGATTCACTCGCTGTATCTTTTCGGCGACGAAATTACTGATGAAGGAATGCAGTCGATTGGTGAACTCAATAACCTGACAGAACTCGATCTCATTCAAACAGAGATTACGAACGAAGGCTTAAAGGAAATCAGCGGACTCAAGAACCTGAAAAAGCTCCACCTGTTGAATGACGGCAAAATCACCGACGTTGGCCTGAAGGAAATCGGAACAATGACACAACTGACGAACATCAACCTTGGGCGTACAGGGATCACAAACGCAGGATTAAAGGAATTGCGAAACCTTAAAAATCTTCAGTCACTTGATGTTTCTGAGACGGAGGTCACGAGCGAAGGTGTCGTTGCACTTCAGAAAGAACTGCCGAAACTTGACATTAAACTCAAACGATGA
- a CDS encoding transposase produces MPRPPRADEAGGLYHALNRGNGRQEIFHKSEDFAAFERVLAEGLASYDVTLFCFQLMPNHWHLVLRPNADGELSRFMRWITATHT; encoded by the coding sequence ATGCCACGACCACCCCGCGCCGATGAAGCTGGCGGACTGTACCATGCCTTGAACCGAGGCAATGGACGGCAGGAGATTTTCCATAAATCCGAGGACTTTGCCGCATTTGAGCGAGTTCTTGCGGAAGGGTTAGCTTCTTATGATGTCACGCTCTTTTGCTTCCAACTAATGCCCAATCATTGGCATCTTGTCCTGCGTCCGAACGCTGATGGTGAGCTAAGTCGGTTCATGCGCTGGATCACCGCGACGCACACG
- a CDS encoding leucine-rich repeat domain-containing protein, translating to MRRSTRTYFAFALLQCWTISIGCGTAVSPEQAALKRLEADGKASGSLGADGHVVSLSSHSMTDDAAKQLTAFPALTTLALTDSPIGDAHMGVIGALTQLESLALDHTQVTDAGLQSISSLEHLRELNLAGCSVTDGGLGSLAGLTELTSLNLNDTQINGLGLVYLSKLNRLEALYLQNTVVDFESIPPLSGLESLKILHLAGTKTGGGIVRAITGLPSLERLYLNGTSIKDEDIPALAAVLAQNCPHFKGLFVEKTALSDAALEPMHPLADLKEFTLIHVHGTKVTKDGVVRLRKLLPEANVVSQH from the coding sequence ATGCGTCGTTCGACACGTACCTATTTCGCGTTCGCCCTTCTGCAGTGCTGGACCATCAGCATTGGCTGCGGGACCGCGGTCTCGCCCGAGCAGGCCGCGCTGAAACGGTTGGAGGCGGATGGGAAAGCGTCGGGCTCGTTGGGAGCCGACGGGCACGTCGTGTCGCTAAGTTCCCATTCGATGACGGATGATGCCGCAAAGCAATTAACCGCTTTCCCCGCGCTGACGACACTCGCGTTGACCGACAGTCCAATCGGCGATGCGCATATGGGGGTGATTGGAGCTTTGACGCAACTGGAATCGCTGGCGCTCGATCACACGCAAGTCACGGACGCGGGGTTGCAGTCCATCAGCAGTCTCGAGCACTTGCGGGAGCTGAACCTTGCGGGATGTTCCGTTACCGATGGGGGGCTCGGATCGCTGGCGGGACTGACAGAACTCACCAGCTTGAACTTGAATGACACCCAAATCAACGGACTCGGTCTCGTCTATCTGTCGAAACTGAACCGACTCGAGGCATTGTACCTTCAAAACACGGTTGTCGATTTTGAGTCGATTCCACCCTTGTCGGGGTTGGAGAGTCTGAAGATTCTGCATCTGGCGGGGACAAAAACCGGCGGTGGCATCGTACGGGCGATCACCGGTTTACCGAGCCTGGAACGGCTTTATTTAAATGGTACGAGCATCAAGGACGAAGATATCCCCGCGCTCGCGGCCGTGCTCGCGCAGAATTGCCCTCACTTCAAAGGGCTCTTCGTGGAAAAGACGGCACTCAGCGACGCAGCGCTTGAACCGATGCATCCGCTTGCGGATCTCAAAGAATTCACGCTCATTCACGTCCATGGAACCAAGGTCACAAAAGACGGTGTGGTGCGTCTGCGCAAGTTATTGCCTGAGGCGAATGTCGTCAGCCAACATTAA
- a CDS encoding DUF1559 domain-containing protein yields MNIRSKIRGFTLIELLVVIAIIAVLIALLLPAVQQAREAARRTQCRNNLKQIGIALHNYHETMDSFPPGTIFGDQDYGWAAFLLPALDQGNIYNKLDFINYGSIITSNSVYTERSLPLIAGVTDVVLPAFICPSNTMLTKSPIRPGAGQPSSASLGGFGRSDYKGCLGSGGAAITGMFGKIKATYRPTRIRDVLDGTSNTFAVGEGYTRFARAIDGPTHPNVGDFPIWLGTNDQHQNVVAETSVAHIPNGGQSLPLTTLNQFDDCFASLHTGGVMFLFADGSVRFISDNINMKTYSYLGDKADGNVVSVE; encoded by the coding sequence ATGAACATTCGGTCGAAAATTCGCGGATTTACCTTGATTGAATTGCTGGTGGTGATCGCGATTATCGCGGTCCTGATCGCGCTCTTGCTGCCCGCTGTCCAGCAGGCACGTGAGGCCGCTCGACGCACGCAGTGTCGCAACAATCTCAAGCAGATCGGCATCGCGCTTCACAACTATCATGAAACGATGGACAGCTTCCCACCTGGCACCATTTTTGGTGACCAGGACTATGGATGGGCAGCATTCCTGTTGCCCGCTCTCGATCAAGGCAACATCTACAATAAGTTGGATTTCATTAATTACGGCAGCATCATCACCTCGAATTCGGTCTACACCGAACGTTCGCTGCCGCTAATTGCTGGCGTGACGGACGTTGTACTTCCCGCATTCATCTGCCCGTCGAATACCATGCTCACGAAATCACCAATTCGCCCTGGAGCAGGTCAGCCCAGCTCTGCATCGCTCGGTGGTTTTGGTCGTTCAGACTACAAAGGCTGCCTGGGATCGGGCGGCGCTGCCATTACCGGGATGTTCGGCAAGATCAAGGCGACCTACCGCCCCACTCGAATTCGCGACGTTCTGGATGGCACGAGCAACACCTTCGCCGTCGGTGAAGGCTATACCCGATTTGCACGAGCGATCGATGGCCCGACACACCCGAACGTCGGCGACTTCCCCATCTGGCTGGGAACCAATGATCAGCATCAGAACGTGGTTGCTGAAACCAGTGTGGCCCATATTCCAAATGGTGGACAAAGCCTACCTTTGACAACTTTGAACCAGTTCGATGACTGCTTCGCCAGTCTGCATACCGGCGGTGTGATGTTCCTGTTCGCCGACGGCTCCGTCCGGTTTATCTCGGACAACATCAACATGAAGACCTACAGCTATCTCGGCGACAAGGCCGACGGCAATGTGGTTTCCGTTGAGTGA
- a CDS encoding purple acid phosphatase family protein: MPLTSARHDRGTLQYRRVMVFSWLVLAASTGMTALAHDDPSHEKPRAVDEAVLYQPTAMPDRLMLSWHADPAHSQAVTWRTNTSVKNAFAELAVATSGPTFVAKAVTIPAKTSLYNSDIGPIHYHTARFEDLQPNTLYVYRVGDGVNFSAWCHFRTTSVEPRPFTFVYFGDAQNDIKMHWSRVFREAFTDAPRALFMLHAGDLVNRGNREAEWAEWCDAGGWVNASMPTVAVTGNHEYDIERTGTLPTDPVELKKLPRGFTRLWRHRFEFPDNGPPEMADHLRETVFYFDVQGVRVIGLNSMENPEPQARWLETVLKNNPNRWTVISHHHPVYSATLGRDNPEIRHSWQPLYDKYRVDLVLQGHDHAYLRTELRSHENIPTGATARSPAGTMYVVSVSGPKLYEKGISAGVRRGSRMQLYQVISVDGDELRYQAKTVTGELYDAFTLKKRDGDVNELVEQVPNTPEYVAEPVPEE; encoded by the coding sequence ATGCCTTTGACTTCTGCTCGTCACGATCGCGGCACTCTTCAATACCGTCGCGTCATGGTCTTCTCGTGGCTGGTGCTTGCCGCATCGACCGGCATGACGGCGCTCGCGCATGATGATCCCAGCCATGAAAAGCCAAGGGCGGTCGACGAAGCCGTCCTGTATCAACCGACTGCCATGCCGGACCGGCTGATGTTATCCTGGCACGCCGATCCAGCTCATTCCCAAGCGGTGACCTGGCGGACGAATACGTCGGTCAAAAACGCGTTTGCCGAGCTGGCAGTGGCCACTTCAGGTCCGACGTTTGTGGCCAAGGCGGTCACGATTCCCGCGAAAACAAGTCTCTACAACAGCGACATTGGGCCGATCCACTATCACACGGCCCGATTTGAAGACCTGCAACCGAATACGCTTTACGTGTACCGAGTCGGGGACGGAGTCAATTTCAGTGCGTGGTGTCACTTTCGCACGACCAGCGTGGAACCTCGACCTTTCACCTTCGTCTATTTCGGCGACGCACAGAATGACATCAAGATGCATTGGTCGCGTGTTTTTCGCGAGGCGTTCACAGATGCTCCTCGGGCACTCTTCATGCTGCATGCCGGCGACCTCGTCAATCGTGGCAATCGCGAAGCCGAATGGGCCGAATGGTGTGATGCGGGCGGATGGGTGAATGCCTCGATGCCGACGGTGGCCGTCACCGGCAATCACGAATACGACATCGAGCGTACCGGAACCTTACCGACAGACCCCGTGGAACTGAAAAAGCTGCCACGCGGGTTTACTCGGTTGTGGCGGCATCGATTCGAGTTTCCCGACAACGGCCCTCCGGAAATGGCCGATCATCTTCGCGAGACGGTCTTCTATTTCGATGTCCAGGGGGTGCGTGTCATCGGGTTGAACTCGATGGAGAATCCCGAACCCCAGGCCCGCTGGCTGGAAACCGTGCTGAAAAACAATCCCAACCGGTGGACGGTGATTTCACACCACCATCCAGTCTATTCCGCGACGCTGGGACGGGACAACCCCGAGATTCGCCACTCGTGGCAACCCTTGTATGACAAGTACCGTGTCGATCTGGTCTTGCAGGGGCACGACCATGCCTACCTTCGCACCGAACTTCGCAGCCATGAGAACATCCCTACAGGCGCCACGGCGCGCAGTCCCGCAGGAACGATGTACGTCGTCTCGGTCTCGGGCCCCAAACTTTATGAAAAGGGCATTTCCGCGGGCGTACGCCGTGGATCTCGCATGCAGCTTTACCAAGTCATCTCGGTCGACGGTGACGAACTTCGATACCAGGCCAAGACCGTCACCGGTGAACTCTACGATGCGTTTACGCTGAAAAAACGCGACGGCGACGTCAACGAGTTGGTGGAGCAGGTCCCCAACACGCCCGAGTACGTCGCCGAACCGGTTCCCGAAGAATAG
- a CDS encoding HTTM domain-containing protein has product MSVDTKSPPDLQTARAPLGVEPSASIGAESPGTSNELQATAAASTTTWRDSLFAPVDIASLVFFRLLFGAMMLYHVIATVKSGWIDALYITPVMHFTYPGFGWVHPWPGMGMYWHFYVLGIAAAGIALGACYRLSAFVFAIGMTHVFLLEKAFYLNHYYLIVLLSWLLVVLPAHRALSIDAWLRPSLRSQVVPAWTLWLLRMQIGIPYFYGGLAKIDRDWLLGYPLGMWLKRRADLPVIGPLLTQEWAGIAFASGGMLLDLMVVPLLLWKRTRGFAYLLAIVFHGLNSVLFDIGIFPWLMIGATLMFFPPDWPRRLLRRPTLPKQLFSTALTSPALRQVTTCFLMVYVSWQLLLPFRHLLYPLPAIWSEEGHHFAWHMMLREKDVGLRFYVRNPQTGTGGVVDVRSFLTSRQMSRMSKDSDMILTFVHFLRDHFRAHGEGVLQIRVLAMVSLNGRRPQLMMDPDIDYAQVERSWFHQPWILPLHEPLRRDPWVVPLTEWEEHVAVPTPDEMIQAAPKSLTKQRAQRGTGISEF; this is encoded by the coding sequence ATGTCGGTGGATACCAAGAGCCCCCCTGACCTTCAAACGGCGCGAGCGCCTCTCGGCGTCGAACCCAGCGCAAGCATCGGTGCCGAGAGCCCCGGTACCTCGAACGAACTCCAGGCGACGGCTGCTGCGTCAACCACGACCTGGCGTGACTCACTGTTCGCACCGGTCGACATCGCCAGCTTGGTCTTCTTTCGCCTGCTGTTCGGGGCGATGATGCTCTATCACGTCATCGCGACCGTGAAAAGCGGATGGATCGACGCGCTTTATATCACCCCGGTCATGCATTTCACCTATCCTGGTTTTGGCTGGGTGCATCCCTGGCCCGGAATGGGCATGTACTGGCATTTTTACGTGCTGGGAATTGCGGCCGCAGGCATCGCGCTCGGGGCCTGCTATCGCCTTTCTGCGTTCGTATTCGCAATCGGAATGACGCATGTCTTCCTGCTCGAGAAAGCCTTCTACCTCAACCACTACTATTTGATTGTACTGCTCAGTTGGCTGCTGGTCGTGCTGCCTGCGCATCGTGCATTGTCGATTGATGCCTGGTTGCGTCCGAGCCTGCGATCACAGGTCGTCCCCGCCTGGACACTGTGGCTGCTGCGAATGCAAATTGGCATCCCCTATTTTTACGGGGGACTCGCCAAGATCGACCGCGATTGGCTACTCGGCTATCCCTTGGGAATGTGGCTCAAACGCCGCGCAGACCTACCCGTCATCGGCCCCCTTTTGACCCAAGAGTGGGCGGGGATTGCGTTCGCATCAGGCGGAATGCTGCTCGATCTGATGGTCGTTCCGCTTCTACTTTGGAAACGGACACGAGGGTTTGCGTATCTACTTGCCATCGTCTTTCACGGTCTGAATTCCGTGCTGTTTGACATCGGGATTTTTCCCTGGTTGATGATCGGCGCGACCCTGATGTTTTTCCCGCCCGATTGGCCCAGGCGTCTCCTGCGGCGTCCCACCTTGCCCAAGCAGCTGTTTTCCACCGCTCTGACATCGCCCGCTCTGAGACAAGTCACGACCTGCTTCCTGATGGTTTATGTCAGTTGGCAACTGCTGCTGCCGTTTCGACACCTGCTGTATCCATTGCCAGCGATCTGGTCGGAAGAAGGGCACCATTTTGCCTGGCACATGATGCTGCGAGAAAAAGATGTCGGGCTGCGGTTCTACGTCCGCAACCCTCAAACGGGAACAGGCGGGGTGGTCGACGTTCGCTCATTTCTCACGTCGCGGCAAATGAGCCGCATGAGCAAAGACAGTGACATGATTCTGACGTTTGTTCATTTTTTGCGAGATCACTTTCGTGCTCATGGCGAAGGGGTGCTTCAAATCCGCGTGCTGGCGATGGTTTCCTTGAACGGGCGCCGCCCCCAGTTAATGATGGACCCCGACATCGACTATGCCCAGGTTGAGCGAAGCTGGTTTCACCAGCCCTGGATTCTGCCACTGCACGAGCCGCTACGTCGTGATCCCTGGGTCGTTCCCTTGACCGAGTGGGAAGAGCACGTGGCAGTGCCGACTCCCGATGAGATGATTCAAGCGGCCCCAAAATCCCTGACCAAACAGCGTGCCCAGCGTGGGACAGGAATCAGCGAGTTTTAG
- a CDS encoding GntR family transcriptional regulator: MSGERESLDKRVYNHLLGQLATRQLELGTHLKAGRLATNLNVSRTTVRKALSRLIEDGWVKQNSTGCTYVAQWPSEGPEPVEVEVEHQSQIESVYWLIFDWILQGQCQFGADVNPRSFSNQFGASMGTVRHALEGLTRDGILVRAPRRGWRYGTLTWQDVIDTIEIRTMFESEVLRRAGQQIPHNVLEELKAETEEILQSIDTISERDRRQADYRFHTTLVEQTTSLVLIDVVKPLIRRSMYCGLTCPTDRRHQAKSFREHLGILEALLRGDLPAAIEQFHAHMSRSLVDGLRTQMPNLNSIVGLRNSPAGSATVTPQELETAQ, encoded by the coding sequence ATGAGTGGCGAACGTGAATCGCTGGATAAGCGTGTTTACAATCATTTGCTGGGCCAACTGGCAACACGCCAACTTGAATTGGGAACCCACCTGAAAGCGGGACGTCTGGCGACTAATTTGAACGTCAGCCGGACGACGGTTCGTAAGGCGCTTTCGCGTCTGATCGAAGACGGATGGGTCAAGCAGAATTCGACGGGATGCACCTATGTTGCGCAGTGGCCGAGCGAAGGGCCCGAACCCGTCGAGGTCGAAGTTGAACATCAATCACAGATCGAATCGGTCTATTGGCTGATCTTTGACTGGATTCTGCAAGGACAGTGCCAGTTTGGCGCCGACGTTAATCCTCGTAGTTTTTCGAATCAGTTCGGCGCCAGCATGGGGACCGTGCGACATGCCCTTGAAGGGCTGACGCGCGACGGAATTCTCGTTCGAGCTCCACGACGCGGTTGGCGCTATGGCACACTGACCTGGCAGGACGTGATCGACACGATCGAAATTCGCACCATGTTTGAATCCGAAGTGCTGCGACGGGCAGGACAGCAGATTCCGCACAACGTCCTTGAGGAATTGAAAGCCGAGACAGAAGAGATTCTGCAATCAATCGATACGATCTCAGAGCGTGATCGCCGTCAAGCCGACTATCGCTTCCACACGACTCTGGTGGAACAAACGACAAGTCTGGTTTTGATCGATGTTGTAAAACCGCTAATTCGGCGAAGTATGTATTGTGGCCTGACCTGCCCAACCGACCGACGGCATCAGGCGAAGTCATTCCGCGAACACTTGGGAATTCTCGAGGCTTTGTTGCGCGGTGATCTCCCCGCCGCGATTGAGCAGTTCCATGCCCACATGAGCCGCAGTCTCGTGGATGGCCTGCGGACACAAATGCCAAATTTGAACTCGATTGTGGGTCTGCGCAATTCGCCCGCGGGAAGTGCGACTGTCACGCCGCAAGAGCTTGAAACAGCCCAATAG
- a CDS encoding YciI family protein, with amino-acid sequence MMEECFAYDDELRRGGHFLGGEALDSARKAVTLRRKEGAVEVTDGPYAKTKEMLGGILFLEAPDLNHAISLMPEKRGLAPLAVPVPVFPTSPFFPLTADMVAEL; translated from the coding sequence ATGATGGAAGAGTGCTTTGCCTACGACGATGAACTCCGACGAGGCGGGCATTTTCTGGGTGGAGAAGCTCTCGATTCCGCTCGCAAGGCCGTCACACTCAGGAGGAAAGAGGGCGCCGTCGAAGTCACAGATGGTCCGTATGCAAAAACGAAAGAAATGCTCGGCGGCATTCTGTTCTTGGAAGCCCCCGACCTCAACCATGCGATCTCACTGATGCCGGAAAAACGGGGACTGGCTCCGCTTGCGGTGCCTGTCCCCGTTTTTCCGACGTCCCCGTTTTTTCCACTGACAGCGGACATGGTGGCAGAGTTGTAA